Proteins encoded within one genomic window of Oscillospiraceae bacterium:
- a CDS encoding ATP-binding protein gives MYALTSVLQRLNRWWRSGAVDRDFIYSTVRSEFHTVAKQLKKRRILAVVGPRRVGKSTLLFQTIDHLLKAGTKPIHVLFFSGDEPALFTETNTIGDILTAYETDILQQNLEDLAETIYVIIDEIHFISNWQQWLKSYYDRKYRVKFIVSGSSSTHLFHGARESLLGRMDTVNILPLCFDQFAAFRDVYRGDGGVLGLQALLPEFSFFDDPLAYARILMERQSEIEECRIPAGRVLNEYLLVGGYPEFFASDSILLWQKQLTEDIIARGLFRDIVGIYTVKNPELLEKLLYFVAANSGQPHAYTTLAQTLGVDFQTVSNYLSYLKSAFMVGILDNYSTNIGKVIRKNKKLYITDCGLRNALLRASMLEDGATGHIAEGCAVTAALACAQENLYAVNYWSASGGHKEVDIVLDKKISVLPVEVKFRGKISDEDLSGIRAFLKNFGGGAGAVITKDTLDIRDNIALVSLWMVR, from the coding sequence ATGTATGCTCTGACCTCGGTGCTGCAGCGGCTCAACCGCTGGTGGCGGTCCGGCGCTGTGGACCGGGATTTTATCTACAGCACCGTAAGAAGCGAGTTTCACACCGTCGCGAAACAACTGAAAAAACGGCGGATCCTAGCCGTGGTGGGTCCGCGGCGCGTTGGGAAGTCCACACTTCTCTTTCAAACGATTGACCATCTGCTCAAAGCGGGCACAAAACCCATCCACGTTCTGTTCTTCAGCGGCGATGAGCCGGCCCTCTTTACAGAGACCAACACGATAGGCGACATCTTGACCGCTTACGAAACGGACATCCTGCAACAAAATTTGGAGGATTTGGCGGAGACTATCTATGTCATTATAGACGAAATCCACTTCATCTCCAATTGGCAGCAGTGGCTCAAATCGTATTATGACAGGAAATATCGAGTCAAATTTATCGTCAGCGGTTCCTCGTCAACCCATCTGTTCCATGGCGCGCGGGAATCTCTGTTGGGGCGTATGGACACCGTGAACATATTACCGCTCTGCTTTGATCAGTTTGCCGCTTTTCGCGACGTCTATAGGGGAGACGGCGGAGTACTCGGTTTGCAGGCGCTGCTTCCCGAGTTTTCATTTTTTGACGATCCCCTTGCATATGCGCGGATTCTCATGGAGCGACAATCAGAGATTGAGGAATGCAGAATACCGGCCGGTCGCGTATTGAATGAATACCTACTCGTTGGCGGATATCCGGAATTTTTTGCGTCAGACAGCATCTTGCTTTGGCAAAAACAACTCACAGAGGACATCATCGCTCGCGGCTTATTTAGGGACATCGTTGGCATCTATACGGTCAAAAACCCGGAACTTCTTGAAAAACTTCTGTACTTTGTCGCCGCAAACAGCGGACAACCGCATGCCTATACAACGCTGGCGCAAACCCTGGGCGTCGACTTTCAAACGGTGTCCAACTACCTCAGTTATCTGAAAAGCGCGTTCATGGTCGGCATATTGGACAATTATTCCACCAACATTGGAAAAGTCATCCGCAAGAACAAGAAGCTATATATCACCGACTGCGGTCTGCGAAACGCGCTGCTGCGAGCGTCCATGCTGGAGGACGGCGCGACCGGCCACATCGCGGAGGGCTGTGCCGTGACTGCCGCGCTCGCCTGCGCGCAGGAAAACCTTTATGCCGTAAACTATTGGAGCGCCTCCGGCGGTCACAAAGAGGTTGACATCGTTCTCGACAAAAAAATCTCCGTCCTGCCTGTCGAGGTCAAGTTCCGCGGTAAGATATCGGACGAGGACCTATCCGGCATCCGGGCATTTCTCAAAAACTTCGGCGGCGGTGCCGGCGCGGTGATCACGAAGGACACGCTGGACATACGCGACAACATTGCGCTGGTCTCCCTCTGGATGGTGCGGTGA
- the radA gene encoding DNA repair protein RadA, which yields MKAKTAFFCTDCGNEFSKWNGQCPACGAWNTLTEQPKEVARPTAARAGTPTRVPAAYPLGALSLVGEARFSTGLGELDRVLGGGAVAGSLVLVGGEPGVGKSTLLLQICDCLSRSFKVLYVSGEESASQIKLRADRLGVCDNGRLFVLAETELDALLGAVDALAPDILIVDSIQTMHTGDLSAAPGNVGQVKTCTLAFMELAKGRGITVFVIGHLNKEGAIAGPRVLEHMVDCVLYFEGERSLTYRVLRAAKNRFGSTNEIGLFEMGREGLEEVPNPSEFLLAGRPLGVSGSCVACVLEGTRPVLAEVQALVTPTSFGVPRRMVSGIDYNRAMLLLAVLEKRAGLFTGNCDAYINVVGGLSCGEPAADLPTLLACASSTRDKPVHGRLCAIGEVGLAGELRAVSGLTQRLAEVARLGFSTCLIPRQGTQKLQAPEGLEVIRARHIQEALQAAL from the coding sequence ATGAAGGCGAAGACGGCATTTTTTTGCACCGACTGCGGCAATGAGTTTTCTAAATGGAATGGACAATGCCCCGCCTGCGGGGCCTGGAACACGCTGACGGAACAGCCGAAGGAAGTGGCGCGGCCGACAGCGGCGCGCGCCGGCACGCCGACACGTGTGCCGGCCGCGTACCCGCTGGGTGCGTTGTCACTCGTTGGGGAGGCGCGTTTTTCCACCGGGCTGGGGGAACTCGACCGTGTCCTCGGCGGTGGCGCCGTGGCGGGATCGTTGGTTCTGGTGGGCGGCGAGCCGGGCGTCGGAAAGTCGACGCTGCTGCTACAGATCTGTGACTGTCTGTCGCGCAGTTTCAAAGTACTCTATGTCTCGGGGGAGGAGTCGGCGAGCCAGATCAAGCTCCGGGCCGACCGTCTGGGCGTCTGTGACAACGGACGTCTTTTTGTGTTGGCCGAGACGGAGCTGGACGCGCTGCTCGGCGCGGTGGATGCGCTGGCGCCCGACATCTTGATCGTGGATTCCATTCAGACGATGCACACGGGAGATCTTTCCGCGGCGCCCGGCAATGTGGGCCAGGTCAAGACCTGCACGCTGGCCTTCATGGAACTGGCCAAAGGCCGGGGGATCACTGTGTTTGTGATTGGGCATCTCAATAAAGAAGGCGCCATTGCGGGCCCTCGGGTGCTGGAACACATGGTAGATTGCGTACTCTACTTTGAGGGGGAGCGTTCGCTGACCTATCGGGTGCTGCGGGCCGCCAAGAACCGTTTCGGATCCACAAACGAGATCGGTCTCTTCGAGATGGGCCGCGAGGGGCTGGAGGAGGTGCCGAACCCCTCCGAGTTCCTGCTGGCGGGACGGCCCCTCGGCGTCTCCGGCTCCTGTGTGGCCTGCGTGCTGGAAGGGACGCGTCCGGTGCTGGCCGAGGTGCAGGCGCTGGTGACACCCACCAGCTTCGGCGTACCCCGGCGCATGGTGAGCGGTATCGATTACAATCGAGCCATGCTACTGCTGGCTGTGCTGGAAAAGCGGGCCGGCCTCTTCACAGGCAACTGCGACGCCTACATCAATGTCGTCGGGGGTCTGAGCTGTGGGGAACCGGCCGCCGATCTTCCCACCCTGCTGGCCTGTGCCTCCAGCACGCGGGACAAGCCTGTACACGGCCGGCTCTGCGCCATCGGCGAAGTGGGGCTGGCCGGGGAGCTTCGCGCGGTATCCGGGCTGACCCAACGGTTGGCCGAAGTGGCCCGGCTGGGTTTTTCCACCTGTTTGATCCCCCGCCAAGGGACGCAAAAACTCCAGGCCCCAGAGGGCCTGGAGGTCATCCGCGCACGCCACATCCAAGAAGCCCTGCAGGCGGCGCTGTGA